In Lactococcus garvieae subsp. garvieae, the following proteins share a genomic window:
- a CDS encoding PTS ascorbate transporter subunit IIC: MNGVLNFIVSVATTPALLVGLIAMLGLILQKKPATAVIQGSVKTFAGFLVLVGGAGILVGALAPFADMFQHAFHVKGIVPTNEGVVALALVEYGTPTALIMLVGMIVNILLARFTRFKYIFLTGQAMLYVSCMAAVILVSAGMGETWMTILLGGIFEGTLLTVTPAICQPFMRKITGTDNVAMGHTGNIGYALAGWLGKTFGDPDPEKSTEKLNIPKSLGFLRDSTVSISLLMAAVYILLAIAAGPTYVESELSNGTNFVIFSLVQAGTFAAGFVVVLQGVRMILAEIVPAFQGIAQKLVPNSKPALDVPIVFPYAPNAVLIGFFVSFITGCLSMVAMLVMGTTVIIPGVVGHFFCGAAAAIFGNANGGRRGAVIGAIANGLLLSWLPLFIIPSLGAFGADASATFADTDYLIPGIIVGRVGEMGSGAIAALILGFLAIVLILSAVLNARDKAKA; this comes from the coding sequence ATGAATGGAGTTTTAAACTTTATTGTCTCTGTTGCGACTACGCCTGCCCTTCTTGTGGGATTAATTGCCATGCTTGGACTGATTTTACAAAAGAAACCAGCAACTGCGGTTATTCAGGGCTCAGTGAAGACCTTTGCTGGATTCTTGGTCTTGGTTGGAGGAGCTGGTATCTTGGTGGGGGCGCTTGCGCCTTTTGCCGATATGTTTCAACATGCCTTTCATGTGAAAGGTATTGTCCCAACGAATGAAGGTGTTGTTGCCTTGGCACTCGTGGAGTATGGGACACCGACTGCCTTGATTATGCTTGTCGGCATGATTGTGAATATCTTGCTCGCTCGCTTTACACGATTTAAATACATCTTTTTAACAGGTCAAGCCATGCTCTACGTTTCTTGTATGGCAGCCGTGATTCTGGTTTCTGCCGGAATGGGTGAAACATGGATGACCATTCTTCTTGGAGGTATCTTTGAAGGAACACTTTTAACAGTTACACCCGCCATTTGTCAGCCATTTATGCGTAAAATCACTGGAACTGATAATGTAGCGATGGGACATACAGGTAACATCGGTTATGCTCTTGCAGGATGGCTCGGTAAAACTTTTGGGGATCCCGATCCTGAGAAGTCCACCGAAAAACTAAATATTCCTAAATCATTGGGCTTTTTGCGAGATTCCACCGTATCCATTTCCTTACTGATGGCTGCAGTCTACATTCTTTTAGCCATAGCCGCAGGCCCAACTTATGTCGAATCGGAGCTTTCTAACGGTACAAACTTTGTGATTTTCTCACTTGTTCAAGCAGGAACTTTCGCAGCTGGTTTCGTCGTTGTTCTACAAGGGGTGCGTATGATTTTAGCTGAAATCGTACCGGCCTTCCAAGGGATTGCCCAAAAACTGGTTCCCAACTCTAAACCGGCTTTAGATGTGCCAATCGTCTTTCCTTACGCACCAAATGCGGTATTGATAGGTTTCTTCGTTTCCTTTATCACAGGATGTTTATCCATGGTTGCGATGCTTGTTATGGGAACAACGGTTATCATTCCGGGTGTTGTCGGGCATTTCTTCTGTGGAGCAGCAGCAGCAATATTCGGTAATGCCAATGGCGGACGACGTGGAGCAGTAATCGGAGCAATCGCCAATGGTCTCCTCTTATCTTGGTTGCCCCTTTTCATTATTCCATCTTTGGGGGCCTTCGGAGCAGATGCCTCAGCCACATTTGCGGATACAGATTACCTGATTCCAGGTATCATTGTTGGCCGAGTGGGTGAAATGGGATCTGGTGCGATTGCCGCTCTTATCTTAGGCTTCCTCGCTATTGTTTTGATTCTCAGTGCAGTCTTAAATGCCAGAGATAAAGCTAAAGCTTAA
- a CDS encoding PTS sugar transporter subunit IIB, translating to MKIACVCQSGLGTSFMVQMNLQALLQEMGLNVNDFELDHMDVGSATPDSADYFFVESTLTTALPNIPEEKIVPLTSIIDRDAAREALVKVLDERGIAHN from the coding sequence ATGAAAATCGCATGTGTATGTCAATCAGGATTAGGAACAAGCTTTATGGTACAAATGAATCTTCAAGCCCTTTTACAAGAAATGGGCTTGAACGTGAATGATTTTGAGCTTGACCATATGGATGTTGGATCAGCCACACCAGATTCTGCGGACTATTTCTTTGTAGAGTCCACATTAACAACAGCTTTGCCTAATATTCCGGAAGAAAAGATTGTACCTTTGACTTCCATTATTGATCGCGATGCAGCGCGTGAAGCACTGGTTAAAGTTTTAGATGAAAGAGGGATTGCCCACAACTAA
- a CDS encoding BglG family transcription antiterminator: MLSYNLDILLFSERRFWKLDKILEVTGLKSQEFQRQLVELNRTLQDKSQRPLEFTNNVLAIPEKPENFEEIRFNIAEYGRTLSEEKRQYLIYLLCFSKRSALAISDFQSLLNVSRNTVLSDIKKLRQQLDSENIRLEYSRRLGFYLEGASKELRKTSWRFLQELHEEGDYYVLSKHLNHKNPLFIYQVGQQISRLIAELRVQVIHSRYIPMLIYLALLQSHLGETDIFQEDVLEVEALLIGMSDGSFERSGFDFLYRIGFEIMENVMKLAAVQFEDFTKTFAALRAHLVPAYFRLKYHFEIENVLLDKIKTDYSSLFELMGLALAPLCEACGEISEAERAYFVILFGGEIYKKKYTQSFRAIVLCVNGISSSLIMRKRLENMFPSMTFILSTAVSDLDKIPAFSYDIIFSTVPVMTDKKLYVMSAIPESEEETRLYNRIAQDFDLPGFYKPDAKAILRAIEPYVDIKSNATKKQLTRIIDRKLNNKKTESEALGIMLSDLLTKEKICFTDEKLDWKSAIELAAQPLLNQGEIEPAYISAIINRVEEFGPYIDLGMGIALPHARPEDGVKKLGMSFLRCEQPVYLQDDPKHEIKIFIVLAAIDNETHLRALSTLTQILSNKDELNKMLTVETVAELEQIFAEKEGE; this comes from the coding sequence ATGCTTAGTTATAACTTAGATATCCTACTGTTTTCAGAAAGACGTTTTTGGAAACTTGATAAAATTCTTGAGGTTACTGGACTCAAAAGTCAGGAATTTCAGAGACAACTCGTCGAATTAAATCGAACATTGCAAGATAAATCTCAAAGACCACTAGAATTTACCAATAATGTGTTAGCAATTCCTGAAAAACCAGAAAATTTCGAAGAAATTCGCTTTAATATCGCAGAATATGGACGAACATTGAGTGAAGAAAAACGTCAATACCTGATTTATTTACTTTGCTTTTCTAAACGTTCAGCATTAGCCATTAGTGATTTCCAGTCGCTTTTAAATGTGAGTCGCAATACCGTCTTGTCTGATATCAAAAAGTTGCGTCAGCAGCTGGATAGCGAAAACATACGTCTAGAATACTCACGGAGGTTAGGCTTTTACCTTGAAGGTGCATCGAAAGAATTACGTAAGACGAGCTGGCGTTTTTTACAAGAACTTCATGAAGAGGGTGATTATTATGTTTTGTCGAAGCATCTCAATCATAAAAATCCACTCTTTATTTACCAAGTAGGACAGCAAATCAGTCGATTAATTGCTGAATTACGTGTTCAGGTTATCCATAGTCGGTATATTCCGATGCTGATATACCTTGCCTTACTTCAATCACATCTTGGAGAAACAGATATATTTCAGGAAGATGTACTGGAAGTTGAAGCATTGTTAATTGGCATGAGTGATGGTAGCTTTGAAAGGTCTGGTTTTGATTTTCTTTATCGTATTGGCTTTGAGATTATGGAAAATGTAATGAAACTTGCAGCAGTTCAGTTTGAAGATTTTACAAAAACCTTTGCTGCCTTACGTGCCCATCTGGTCCCTGCCTATTTTCGTTTGAAATATCACTTCGAAATAGAGAATGTTCTTTTGGACAAAATAAAAACAGATTATTCCTCTCTGTTTGAGTTAATGGGCCTTGCTTTAGCGCCATTATGCGAAGCTTGTGGTGAAATTTCCGAAGCAGAACGCGCCTACTTTGTCATTCTCTTTGGTGGAGAAATTTATAAGAAAAAGTATACACAAAGTTTTCGCGCGATTGTCTTATGTGTAAATGGTATAAGTTCAAGTTTAATCATGCGTAAACGATTGGAAAATATGTTTCCAAGCATGACTTTTATTCTGAGTACAGCTGTCTCTGATTTGGACAAGATTCCTGCTTTTTCTTATGATATTATTTTTTCGACAGTACCTGTAATGACTGATAAAAAACTCTATGTTATGTCAGCTATTCCAGAAAGTGAAGAAGAGACAAGACTTTACAATCGTATTGCACAAGATTTTGATTTGCCTGGTTTTTATAAACCAGATGCTAAAGCCATCTTACGTGCTATTGAACCTTATGTCGACATTAAAAGTAATGCGACCAAGAAGCAATTGACGCGGATTATTGACCGCAAGCTTAACAATAAAAAGACAGAAAGTGAGGCATTAGGTATAATGCTTTCAGATTTATTAACTAAAGAAAAAATTTGTTTTACAGATGAAAAACTTGACTGGAAAAGTGCAATTGAGCTTGCAGCTCAGCCTTTACTGAATCAAGGTGAAATCGAGCCCGCGTATATTTCCGCTATCATTAACCGTGTAGAGGAGTTCGGCCCTTATATTGATTTAGGAATGGGTATCGCTCTTCCGCATGCACGTCCTGAAGATGGGGTGAAAAAGCTTGGGATGTCATTTCTTAGATGTGAACAACCGGTATATCTTCAAGATGATCCCAAACATGAGATAAAAATCTTCATTGTCCTCGCAGCAATTGATAATGAAACGCATCTTCGCGCATTATCCACACTAACACAAATATTATCAAATAAAGATGAACTCAATAAAATGCTGACTGTAGAAACAGTAGCAGAACTAGAACAAATTTTTGCAGAAAAAGAAGGAGAATAA
- a CDS encoding pentapeptide repeat-containing protein: protein MKKIFSPKLPAALEVVDFTTLEDNEAYQVELKNQEIYLEDRQLFSGCRLQNINFELEVTADLEFTDCIFEKCDFSNLVFSKFGFYRCIFKDCKLLGTEFTNAFLQDVQFQDCLLNYVNFSSARLKNVLFADNMMKESLFIASQFKHVRFEGNDLELTNFWETSLSGIDFSSNTFERLDVSPELAKNIKVNLSQAAFFAALHGIEIV, encoded by the coding sequence TTTTACTACCCTTGAAGACAACGAAGCCTACCAAGTAGAGTTGAAAAATCAAGAAATCTATTTAGAGGATCGCCAACTTTTCAGTGGCTGTCGCCTACAAAATATCAATTTTGAGTTAGAGGTAACTGCTGATTTAGAGTTTACAGATTGTATTTTTGAAAAGTGTGATTTTTCTAACCTTGTCTTTTCTAAATTTGGTTTTTACCGTTGCATTTTTAAAGATTGTAAATTGCTCGGTACCGAATTCACCAATGCCTTTTTGCAGGATGTCCAGTTTCAGGATTGTTTGCTTAATTACGTTAATTTTTCAAGTGCTCGTTTGAAAAATGTACTTTTTGCAGACAATATGATGAAAGAAAGTCTTTTTATTGCCAGTCAATTCAAGCATGTGCGTTTTGAAGGGAACGACTTGGAGCTTACGAATTTCTGGGAAACTTCCTTATCAGGGATTGATTTTTCAAGTAACACTTTTGAGCGCCTCGATGTGAGTCCCGAACTGGCTAAAAACATTAAAGTCAACTTAAGTCAAGCAGCGTTTTTTGCTGCTTTACATGGGATTGAAATTGTCTAA